The following nucleotide sequence is from Candidatus Hydrogenedens sp..
TGCGTTTTTATCTCCACCACCCCGTGAAGAAGTCTGTGCTAAATTAGGACTAAATCCTGAACGAAAAACTATCCTTGTGATGGGAGGAAGTCAGGGAGCCCATACAATCAACCTTGCTGTTTCCGATATGTTAAGCAAATTAGAGCCCGATGAATTTCAGATTATCTGGATAACCGGACACAACGATTATGAGAAATATAAAAACCTTTCTGCACAGTCAAAAGTCTCATTGAGTATTTATCCTTTTTCTGAGGATATGGCAGATATGATGTCCGTTTCTGATTTACTGGTGGCTCGTTCGGGTGCTTCCACATTAGCAGAAATTACCGTATTGGGCAAGCCTTCCATTCTGATACCTTTCCCTTTTGCTACGGATAACCATCAAGAATACAACGCTCGTTCCCTTGAAAATGTGGGAGCCGCAGAAGTTTTACTCGATAAAGATTGTTCCGCAGACACACTACTCCCCCGTATCCGTAAAATCTTGACCGACCCCATTCGTCTTAATAATATGTCCAACGCTGCAAAAAAATTAGCCCACCCCCTTGCCTCCGAAACCATCGCCGAGGAAATCATCAAACTCGTCTTCTCCTTCTCAAATAAATAACGCCATTTTCCTTTCCCCTTATCCCGCCTCACTTATTGTTATAAAATATAACCCTAAATATATTTGCTTTAA
It contains:
- the murG gene encoding undecaprenyldiphospho-muramoylpentapeptide beta-N-acetylglucosaminyltransferase; the encoded protein is MKVIITGGGTGGHIFPALSILEELQRRDHLLLVQWIGKKGNLEEKICQQRGIPFRSVPIRGWPRKISISQGITASLLAISMIRSFQILLRFQPQIVIGVGGYVSFPILYSAQMLNIPTVLHEQNSRLGMANRILAKKAQKVFLSFPLAENLPEEIYPSEKFLITGNPVRHAFLSPPPREEVCAKLGLNPERKTILVMGGSQGAHTINLAVSDMLSKLEPDEFQIIWITGHNDYEKYKNLSAQSKVSLSIYPFSEDMADMMSVSDLLVARSGASTLAEITVLGKPSILIPFPFATDNHQEYNARSLENVGAAEVLLDKDCSADTLLPRIRKILTDPIRLNNMSNAAKKLAHPLASETIAEEIIKLVFSFSNK